The nucleotide sequence GTGACTTGCTACTCCTTAAATTCATAACTTGATTTTGGCTGACTGGATGAGTGGGATTGCATAAGTAATTATTCGTAGTCTGGTTAAACAATTCCACAGGACTCAAATGAATTTTTGCGATCGCATCTGTGCGAAAAACAGGGTTAATACGTAGTAAATTCTGTTTCTTTGCTTAAAGAATATAAATTTTTGTAAAAATCCCTATTTATCACGAAAAAAGTTGAATTTTGCCAGATAACTCAAGTAAGTGAGATCGCTAACAGGTTCTTCGCAGCTTCAAACTTGTAGCATTTTCCCACTCAGGGTGTGTTTGCAAATTCAGTAGGTTCTTCTGAAAATTGCCAAGGAGGATTTGCGTGTCTAATACACAAACACAAACATCCCTGAAATGTAAACAACCAAAAAAAGCCAGTCAGATCGAAAAGCTAGGATTTTGGATGCCTGATTTGCAAAAATCCAAAATTATTCTCAGTCAAACTTTGAATTTTGCCACGCTACAGACTTTTATTGCCATCCTGACTATGGCGAGTGTCGCCTGTTGGAATGTTCCAACTGCACTGGCAGCCTCATTATTATATGTAGTGAGCGATCGTACTGACAGCGTTCTCAAGTACGATCTCCAAGGGAACTTCCTGGGCGTTCTTGATGACCGTTCGCACAGTGGATTTAACGGAGCCATCGGTTTAGCGTTAGACCGGGACGGCAACCTATATCTTAGTAGGGGCTATAGCAATACGATCGAACGCTACAACCCAGTAACGCAGACCTTCGATGTTTTCACCTCTGGTGGGTCGCTCGCCAGCCCTCATCAGTTTGCATTTGGTGGGCTGGACAACGATCTTTATGTTGCCAATCATCATAACGGCACCGTACAAAGATTTGATGGAAAGACGGGAGTATTCAAAAGTACTATTGCTTCTGACTTGGGCAATGCTGTTGGTCTTACCATCGACTCTACTGGCAATATTTACGTGACAAGCAGGGATCGAGGTACTGTTTACAAATATGATGGAACAACCCTGTCTCCTTTTGTTTCAGAAGTTCGCGCCGAAGCTTTGCTGTTTGGGCCTGATGGCTATATTTACGTCAGCCAAAATAACTATAACTATCCTAGCAATGGCAGTATTTTGCGCTATAAGACGGATGGAACGCCTTTTGGTGTAGGTGGTAACACCTCAGATCCTACCTTCATCTCTGGTAACGGGCAAATTTCTCCACAACAAATGGCTTTTGGCATAGACGGCAACTTTTACTTCGCTGATTACCTTAGTAACCAAGTTTTAAGATATAACGGCTCAACAGGCGAATTCATAAATGTCTTTACTAAACCTGGTTATAACATAGAGGGAACTTGGGGTTTGGCCTTTTCTTCAGACTCATCGGAAAGTATTCCCGAACCTACTTCTGCATTAAGTTTATTGGCTTTGGGTGTTTTGGGTGCAGGTTCGCTGCTGAAACGCAAGCAGGGAGAACCTGGTAGCAAGTTTAACTAATTAATATAAAATAGCGATCGCATTTTCTACTAGATGCGATCGCTAACAATTTAGGTAAATTTACATCATCGCAGCTTAAAAATTGTTATGTAATGCTAACAATTACATCTGCAATTTTAAAATTACAATTTTCAAATTGCCTGTATCCATTCCCGCACTTCGTATTCCGTCCAAATGCCATTTTGCCAATAAGGATCGGCTTCAATTAACTGACGCACTGTAGCTTCATCTGGTGCTTCATAAATACCAAAAACTTTCGTTAAATCTTTGGTAGGGCCAATAGTGATTAAAACACCAGATTCTTTTTGGGCAGCGAGTCCATCTAAATGAGCTTGACGGTAAGGTGCTCTTTTTTCCAGAACATCTTCACAGTAACTTCCCCACAAAACATATTTAGCCATATCAGGATTTTAGGATTTAAGGATGAACAGGATGAAGGATGAAGTATGAAAGATGAAAGATGAAGTATGAAAGAAAAAGTTTTTTAGTATTTACCCTTCATCCTTCATCCTTTACCCTTCATACTTCATCCTTCAGATTTAGCTTCTCAGATTGACGCTGAACTTTTCAAGTAAGGCATCGCGAACTTTTTGATGTACTGGTTCGATGTCTTCATCGGTGAGAGTACGATCGCTAGAGCGATACACTAACCTAAATGCCAAACTGCGCTGTCCTTCCGGGACATTTTCTCCGCGATATTGATCGAACAATTGCACCGACTCCAACAAATCGCCAGCAGCTTTTGCCATTGTCTTTTCCAGTTCTGCCACCTGAATTTGCGAGGAAGCAAAGAAAGCTAGGTCGCGATCGGATGGTGGAAACGAGGAATAATTATGGAAAGTGGGTATAAAATTCTCATCCCCATCCAAATAATCCAACAGCACGTCCAAATCTAACTGAAAAACATATACCTCATCTGGCAAACCCCGTTCTTGTCGCAATTGGGGATGAAGTTGACCAAAAGTTCCCAGACGATTAGCTTGTAGCCATAAGGAAGCGGTTCGTCCTGGGTGTAAGCGGGGGTCCCGACGATCGGGTTGATATTCTACTGGGATATTCAAACGCTGAAATACGCTTTCTAAGATACCTTTGGCTTCAAACCAGTCGATCGGTTTTTCCTTTCCTCCCCTCGTCCAACGACCCTCATTAGGATCGCCGCTGATAATGCCACCTAAAGCGTCTGCTTCCATCAATCCTTCTTCTTGTTGCCAGAAAATGCGACCGATTTCAAAGCCGTTTAAAGGG is from Leptolyngbyaceae cyanobacterium and encodes:
- a CDS encoding YciI family protein, coding for MAKYVLWGSYCEDVLEKRAPYRQAHLDGLAAQKESGVLITIGPTKDLTKVFGIYEAPDEATVRQLIEADPYWQNGIWTEYEVREWIQAI
- a CDS encoding NHL repeat-containing protein; the protein is MSNTQTQTSLKCKQPKKASQIEKLGFWMPDLQKSKIILSQTLNFATLQTFIAILTMASVACWNVPTALAASLLYVVSDRTDSVLKYDLQGNFLGVLDDRSHSGFNGAIGLALDRDGNLYLSRGYSNTIERYNPVTQTFDVFTSGGSLASPHQFAFGGLDNDLYVANHHNGTVQRFDGKTGVFKSTIASDLGNAVGLTIDSTGNIYVTSRDRGTVYKYDGTTLSPFVSEVRAEALLFGPDGYIYVSQNNYNYPSNGSILRYKTDGTPFGVGGNTSDPTFISGNGQISPQQMAFGIDGNFYFADYLSNQVLRYNGSTGEFINVFTKPGYNIEGTWGLAFSSDSSESIPEPTSALSLLALGVLGAGSLLKRKQGEPGSKFN